The Xenopus laevis strain J_2021 chromosome 5L, Xenopus_laevis_v10.1, whole genome shotgun sequence genome has a segment encoding these proteins:
- the pdia6.L gene encoding protein disulfide isomerase family A member 6 L homeolog precursor (The RefSeq protein has 1 substitution compared to this genomic sequence) translates to MARAFLGAVACTLILAASAMYSPSDDVIELTPSNFNKEVIQSDSLWLVEFYAPWCGHCQRLTPDWKKAATALKGVVKVGAVNADQHQSLGGQYGVRGFPTIKVFGANKNKPDDYQGGRTADAIVDAALNSLRSFVKDRLGGRSGGSDSGRQSHSGGSGGSKKDVIELTDDTFDKNVLNSDDVWLVEFFAPWCGHCKSLEPEWAAAATEVKEKTNGKVKLAAVDATVSQVLASRYGIRGFPTIKIFQKGEEPVDYDGGRNRADIVARALDLFSENAPPPEINEILNGDIVKKTCDEHQLCIVAVLPHILDTGAAGRNSYLEVMLKMAEKYKKKMWGWLWTEAGAQMDLETSLGIGGFGYPAMAAINARKIKFALLKGSFSEQGINEFLRELSYGRGSTSPVGGGAIPKINTVEPWDGKDGELPAEDDIDLSDVELDDIGKDEL, encoded by the exons ATGGCGAGGGCGTTTCTTG GTGCAGTGGCCTGCACATTGATCTTGGCTGCAAGTGCCATGTACTCACCCAGCGACGACGTGATTGAGTTGACACCCAGCAACTTTAATAAAGAAGTTATCCAGAGTGACAGTTTGTGGCTGGTGGAGTTTTATGCCCCCTG GTGCGGGCACTGCCAGAGATTGACTCCAGACTGGAAGAAAGCAGCCACAGCCTTAAAG GGAGTGGTGAAAGTTGGAGCTGTCAATGCCGATCAGCATCAGTCATTGGGTGGTCAGTATGGGGTGCGAGGCTTTCCAACAATCAAAGTATTTGGAGCCAATAAGAACAAGCCAGATGATTATCAAG GAGGGAGGACAGCCGACGCCATTGTAGATGCTGCATTAAACTCACTTCGTTCCTTCATTAAGGACAGGCTTGGAGGAAGGAGCGGTGGATCTGATTCAGGAAGACAG agcCACAGTGGGGGCAGCGGTGGGAGTAAAAAAGACGTCATTGAGCTGACAGATGACACATTTGATAAGAATGTACTGAACAGCGATGATGTGTGGCTTGTTGAGTTTTTTGCTCCCTGGTGTGGGCATTGCAAAAG TTTAGAGCCTGAATGGGCAGCTGCTGCCACTGAGGTTAAGgaaaagaccaatggaaaagtaaAATTGGCTGCTGTAGATGCCACTGTCAGCCAGGTGTTGGCCAGTCGTTATGGG ATAAGAGGTTTCCCCACAATTAAGATATTCCAGAAAGGCGAAGAGCCAGTGGATTATGATGGTGGAAGGAATAGGGCTGACATTGTTGCCCGTGCACTGGATCTGTTCTCAGAGAATGCCCCACCCCCTGAGATTAATGAG ATCCTGAATGGAGATATAGTAAAGAAGACCTGTGATGAGCATCAGTTGTGTATTGTTGCTGTGTTGCCACATATTCTTGACACAG GTGCTGCTGGAAGAAATTCTTACTTGGAAGTAATGCTGAAAATGGCAGAAaagtacaaaaagaaaatgtggGG GTGGTTGTGGACTGAGGCTGGAGCTCAGATGGATCTGGAAACCTCACTGGGAATTGGAGGCTTTGGGTACCCGGCCATGGCTGCCATCAATGcaagaaaaattaaatttgcaCTTCTGAAAGGTTCCTTTAGTGAGCAGGGCATTAACGAGTTCTTAAG GGAGCTTTCTTATGGGCGCGGTTCTACATCACCTGTGGGTGGAGGAGCAATTCCTAAAATCAATACAGTAGAACCTTGGGATGGAAAAGATGGAGAG CTGCCAGCGGAGGATGATATTGATCTGAGTGATGTGGAGCTGGACGACATTGGGAAAGATGAGTTGTGA